From the genome of Nicotiana tabacum cultivar K326 chromosome 17, ASM71507v2, whole genome shotgun sequence:
gcatattctctgaagctttctgttggtttcttctttatgttGACGAGAGAGGAGCGGTCTGGCTCTATATCAATGTTGTACTAAAACTGttggacaaaatcttgagccatgtcattccAAACGTGCCAGTGAGAGATGTCTTGATATATGAACCACTCTGAAGCAATTCCTGtcaaactttccccaaaataagccatgagTAATTCTTCTTTACCTCCCGCTCCCCTTAATTGGTTACAATACCTCTTCAAATGGGCAAcaggatcaccatgcccatcatacttatcaaacttgggggtcttgaagccGGGTGGCAAATGAACATGGGGAAACATGCATAGATCGTTAAATGAAACACTCTTGTGGCCGCCCAAACCCTATATGTTTCTCATGGTTTGTTCCAAGCTCTtcatttttctggtcatttcctcttgttccATATTCTTTTCGGGCTTTTCGATCTCAATTGGGAACACGTTATGAGGAGTATGCTTGTATGAATCTGGAACCTTTAAAGTCAGTTCTGGAGAGTAATGTTGGGCATCATGAGCATCCAGTTGTGGATCATTATTGGACTTTTGAGCAAGAGCCGGTTGAGGGACAGTGAAAGTATGGACAATGGGTATAGTAGGTGGGTCATTTCTGAGGGGTGCGATTGGAGGACGTGGAATGGAGGTACTGGGGATAGTGGGAAGGTTAATGCTCGGACTGAATCCAGGTTGGTATAATGGGTTACTTGTTATGGAGATAGGCACTTGAGTGGCAACTGACACATTATGAATATTATCCGAGGGCCCTATGGGTAGTGAGGGCGGTGCTTGTCCATtcacccaggcttggtacatctctgccaATTGTTGCTTCAACACTCTTACTTCTTCAACCAGTCCTGAACCTTGTTCAACCAATTGTCCATGGACATCATCATTATCTAACTCATTCTCACTGCTGTTTGCCATtctactttttccttttcatctcgtgttgtaagggtgagtcgccagtttaaaccacaaaccaaccacctttgttttactttatcttttaaaatGACAAACAACAAACGTGTTAGAGTTAGGCATTTTGCAGATATTAATCACACATTATATGTCATGCACCTAATGCCATTTTCATTTCTAAATTGATCTTGAAAGGCTTTATgcttcatcccggcttatttatttatttcctctTGAATTTAacgctttttttttctttttttattatttcttttaagattaattatggctatgatcgcatccgatgaggattgcctacatatcatgacgccgcatgaatcagaccattacgtagttcaggggagaaataataacaattttgatttttttaaaataaaataaaatagaacagactaaaatatttttcattcattttcaacaaattgttttttttatatacaatGAGATAAAAGGAAATATATAGAAACTGACTCTACTGACTCTAAAGACATGAACATGACtggaataaaataaatattgataAGAATAAAAGACtccaaatataaaattaaaatgtgATAAACGAAAATGAAACTAAAAGCTAATTGATTGCACTAAAACTTTAGTCTTCAATGGTCTTCTTGCTTAAATTGATATCATCAATGATCTGCATCTCTTGGCCTCAATTCTCCCCCCAAAGTCTCGTACAAATTTTGAAACACCACTGGCAACTGTGGGACTAGGGCGCGTGCATGTTGACCAACTTTCTCATTGTTTAGATGGAGATGATCATCATGAATATATGCTGCTTTTTCTGCCAATCAAAGTACTTTCTCTCTAGCTTGCCCCATATTCACGTGGCAATTCTGCAACCACATCTGGGTAGTGTTGAGGGCGTTCCCCATCTGAGCCTCCCGTCCCTCATATTCTTCAATGCGACGGTTTAGCACACCTCTCTCAATCATCCATTGACGTCGCTCTGCCTCGAAATCCGCATGTTGATGACCCTTCTTctgcctttttatttcttctaattGTGCATGAAGCTGACCCTTTGAGCGTATCCAGTGGGCCCTTTCTCTTTCAAACTGCTCTTTCTGCTGATCAAACTCTAATTGTTGTTGGTTCGCATCTTCTTCAATGATACTCGAGTCTTCTTGCAGCTTATGTATTTCAGCATTTTGTTCGCCTCAATTCTTCTAACTAAACCAATCATGTTTGCCAGTTCTTTTTCTAAGCGGGCCGCCTCATTTTTAGCATGTTTTAGATCTTTATCCATGACCCgtaaggcaagttgataatctTTCTCAATATTTAAACGAATCTGAGCGACTCCGGCTTGCTGCTGGGCTTGTTGTTTGGCTATGGTCATCTGAGCATGCTCCAATTCCTCTTTCAGCCTTTCTATAGTTCTTTGATCATTTCTCCTCCTGTTCGACCCCTCAGGCCTATCTCCAAACGATGAAGGATCATTAAACCAGGTAATATATTCAGGGATCATCTCTCCACGATCTCGGTCTTCTACCATCTCATTCAACTCTGAGACTTTACTTGCATACCAAATTTTTATAATTTCTTCTTCGTCATGAGGTTGATCTTTACCAAAATCATAACAGAACTTGCTCATATCTCGTGTTGGTGGCACCTCTTGTAGTCGTGCAAACTGGCGCATTACCCGAAGTGGAGCATAGGGCTGAACACCATCCAATCCTATGAGTACCAAATAAGAATGGTATGCAGACTCACAGATGACCTCTTTAGAGGAAAACCAATCGTAATTCCAAGTGATCCGTTTGGCGTACAGAGTAAGAAGTAGTTCTTTCCAGGCATCTATCCCTTCTGGTAAGTCACATTCGTCAATTCTTTTCTGGTGATCATAAGTATGATTGGGCCATAGCTCCCTAAAATCAGTGATCGTAGGATGACGATAAAAATGCTCCAAAAACCATATCTGTAGAAAAATGTTGCAACCATCAAAGTTTCGCGCGCCCAATGTACATCTAGTTAAAGCACGTAAAATGCAAGAAAGAATCATAGGGACCAAAGTATAATCATCCCCTTCTGAAGTCAGAGCCTCAACTACACCTGCCAAGTGGAGGTCAATGCGTCCTTCCCTTTCCGGGAAAACTACGCGCCCCAAAAAAGCAACCATAAATGCAAACCTTCTGTGAACCTTCCATGTTTCCTTATTTTCCGTTGATTTGAATTTTCCCACTTTCCTTTCAAAATTGCATTCTAGGCCATACAAGTGAAACAAAATCCCAACTTAACTCACTTGCCTCCTAAACCTTTATATTGTCCGTAATTTATGTTCAGGAGCTTCAGAAACTTACCCTCATTCACATTTTTTGGTACTACGGGCCTTTGGCGGCGAAGATTGCGGCCCCACCCCTGAAAATGGGCGATTTCCTCCAAGGTCGGAGTCATTTCACAGTCGGTAAAACGGAACACATTGTTTTCAGGATCCCAGTGCGGAATCAAAGCTTCGATCACATCCCTCCTGGGCTTGATCGTCATCATGTGAACCAAATGTCCCAAGTACTTCTTTATTTGGTTTCGCTCATATTCCTTAAAGTCTCTCCACTAATCCCACAACAACTGTGGTATCTGATCGACAATCAGAAAATCCGGTATCCCTTCTGATCTGGGCCTCTTTTCAGATTTACCTCTTTCCCCACTCATGGTGTACCTGTTTACCCAGACACGAGGTTAGACTTTAATCAAATATATTATTGACACAAAAAATCTGATTTCTTGGGTTTTGACTCTATAAAAATAAAAGCCAAACTCtgggaaaaaaaattaattacattagtaaaataatcatgaaattaaaaaataaaaggctCAAAATGACTATTTTTTCGTAAAAATAAGTgaacagagaaaaaaaaaactagccTCTTTTGTTAAAATGACCATTTCGCATTTCTAAGGAAGGTTTCAAGGCTATTTCGACAAAAGAACCGAACGCAAGGACAAAACTAGTCAAAAGAGATAAAACTGACAAAGtgactatattattattattattattattatttgaaaaaaaacaataatagtcctttgattttttgttttttgggggGTTGAACctgatgaaggttgcctacgtatctcacatccggtgagaatcaaacccgcgtagttcggtctaaataaataaaaacctttttaaaaatTGTGATTTTACACATTAGAAcccctcaaaattttattttttttaaaaaagaagggtttttatgaaaattttgaggaaattttctctttctctcttccctGTTCAATCAATCTATCCTAAAGCCGGTCAACATTTCAGTAAAGCCTACCAAATAATGTTACATGTAGCATAGAAAAATGAACATGTTGGTCTAAAAAATTGGTACTTGTCCTATACTGGCCCGGCCCCTGTGCCGAGTCCTGCTAAGTccaatgcatatgatgcaaataaagcgtagcctactagggatattcattgctggtggcttgttcttctaagttttcaaatcctaaaggagatggtatctagacctggcttaccagagtggacaacccgagccgaggagcgtcaagcgtcaccagtagtagaacaacactggctagctaacggctctcccgcctaaacatgtgtgactaaatccttcaccagaagctggtaggctaactggctttatctcaagatagaaattttgtgatgctggtaggcaaacacaacataactacctATCAGAAGACTCGGAGGGGTGCGAGAGATGATACAATTTATATCACAGTTCACataaatattaaagcggtaaataagTGACAAATAGCACATTAGGCTTCCAAACACAATAATATCCAAAGCATGATAAAAGCCAAACAAGAATCAATATATAAAGCTCGAATTCTTATTAGCAGTtatcccagcagagtcgccagagctgtcacacctcttttttcccgcAACCCTTATTACGAGGctaagttagaagagttttttcaattaaagtgacgaTTTGAAAAGGGGTTACTTATTATttggagtcgccacttggaattgagttttggtgttccaagtcaccttttatttgaatccctcatCAAACGAAAGATTTGACTCcttatttatggtctacgaaaacAGAAGATTGAGTAAGAAATTCTATTGACCGAGGGGAAGGTGTGAGGCAcccctcgagtcccgtggttctagcacggttgcttttaTTGACTTATGTCCAGCTTAAATCAATTTTTGGCTATTCTTGTATTGTACTAGTTATGGTTTGCCTATTAtcactttattaattattatattattttttaattgtgTTCACCAAGATGCGGTACGCACACAAGGTACTTCTTTGGAATTAAATGTTAAACCAAGGTACGGAACGTACACATGGTTAtaacataattattttaaatttaaaggcaTCAAGACGCGGAATGCGCACATGATCCTTATATTAtttaagcatatcaatccaaggttcggATATGAACACGTGGGCTAATATTTAAAGTGTGTCTAAAACTTTTCTAACGTGTTCATAAATTGCTATTCTAAAACTAGTTTGAGATTGCTTGTGAGGTCATGGATTATGGAAATTTAGGGAAGGGATATAGATTAATCACTAAATTCATTTACGCAACCAAACACATTACATGATCGTTACAGAATAGTATCTAGTTTGGGGCATGGATAACGATATTGGAGCTAATAGATATTTTAACCCATTAATGAACAAGGTTTTGTTTCTTCTTAATAAACCATCACACATTCAGTCTTATTGCGAAACTTTGAAGAAAATGACAATTAAATTGTTAACGTCACTCCTTGGCTCAAAAGAAGGCCAATAAACACGATGTCTTTTCTTAACTCTATCTTTCACATGCCTCAAATTAAAGGTATCTCAGAGGCAATAGTAcaaacaccaaaaaaaaaatcaaaataacaaaTTCATTTCACTCTAACCTTAAAGACGTCACTACGAGAAGACAACCTCAATTTTAAATGGCTATTTCCAGCTTTATTCCAAATAAGAAGGGTATAACTCAAGGAATCAAAAATTATTATGAAACTTATTCACATTCATGCTTTAATAGTGTAACAGAAAGAGAAATAATGTGAACATGGAATAAACAAAACTTCTTTGATATAAAATAATCCAATGAACACCGAGGTCGAAAAGGCAAAATTAACCTTTCTCATTGTATGATGGTCATTATTATCAACATAATATCAGCCTACGTCACCTACTTCACTATATAAAATAGCATCTAACAATGATAAAAGGGGCCATGGTTAAAACataagaatttactaatactACCATATTGAGGGATAATCATATAACTCTATTGGTTCTCCTATGAAACAGAGATGATAATAACAGCAACTAAAACCCCAAATTCTTAGTTTAAAATAGAACAAACATTACCAAAATATTTAATGATATAGGTCAGGCCCTCGTACTTTGAATCATTAAAAGGATATCAATATAAGTCATCACGGGCTTCTATCTTTGCAACGAACTAACACAAAAACTCAATCAGCACATTGCTAGAAGGCTAATGAAGGCTAAAAGAGCATGATTACAAGCAaaatagtgaaggaaaaagaaacGGACCTCAAGCGATAAAACCTTTCCTATATATACAGCTCGTACAGTAGAGGCTATTGAACCCAATCGAAAACAGAGAATCAGAACTAAAGCTAACGAACGGAACTCGGACGACCTCAAACTCGACGGCAATCGGACCTTCAATAAATGACTTTTGCCTCAGATTTTCAGGCGATTTTGTGATGATACTAACCAGTTTTAATGATGGTTTCTCATATGGATTTCATGACTATTtatagaagaagaaatggttgtTTTTTTTAACGGGAAGAACTAGTGATTGTTTTCTtgaaactctttttttcttttttataaccgaagtccctttttctttatatagaaGAGTATTAGTAGTTCTTTTATGTTGTTCCTCAAATTCTGAGTGGGGAACGTGGGGTTTTGAGGGGGAAAGGACGTGAGGAGTGCTGAATAAAAGTGGGGAGTTTAGTAAAATTGGGGAAGTTAACTAActtaaaaatctgatttttgtaTCTTTTGACATTAACTTcacttcattttttttatttatttatttatgaggATAAATTAAATATAGAGATAAGAAGATTAACCAACGTTTCTTACACTGTaggaaaactaaatatttacatgtactTTAAATGATACTAAGAAAAATACCATAACTTATTataattctaattaaaagaaaccatatattatttgtaaattttctcttcttttttttttttttttttttttttaataaagagaAACTAAAACATGTATTCTAAGAATGTTAATatttattttgtagtttttaattttcttaaataaactcCACTAAAAGTAAgataaaagttttaaaatatcaCGATaagacctaaaagaaatatttacactaaaatagtatgaAATTCAGTGTGGTCAAAATTTAGTTGTTCACagtcggaattctagttttttgggcgtaAAACGCAaattaaacgaggaacggtcatggcggggcggtgactatggttccttaggtcatattctatggcctgaaaaatgttaaggcgatccgggtccgggggcccgggcccactctgaaggcgtgggctatagcacacgaaaatatgggaatcgggcggaattctagttctttggccgtaaaatgcaaaacaatgaggaacggttatggcacggcagtgactatggttcctaacgtcgaatttgatggcccgaaaatattttaaggcgatccgggtccgtaggggcccggcccactcgaaaaGTGGCACAGGAAAATAtgataatcgggcggaattctagttttttggccgtaaaacgcaaaaaaccgaagaacggtcatggcagggcggtgactatggtcccttaggacgtatttgatggaccgaaaattttttaggcaatcggggtctggGCCctctcggaagacgtgggctgtagcacacgaaaatttaggaatcgggcggaattctagttgtttggccgcaaaacacaaaaaaatgaggaaaggtcatggcgggacggtgactatggcaCCTTAGGTTccatttgatggcccgaaaaaagtttaggctatcagggtccggggggccctgcccactgggaaggcgtggtctatagcacacgaaaatatggcaaccaggcggaattcaagttttttggccgtaaaacgtaaacaaacgaggaacggtcacggcggggcagtgactatggttccttaggatgtATTTTATGTCCCGAAAAATGTTAAGGTGATCGGGTttggggggccgggcccactcggaaggcatgggctatagtacacgaaaatattagaatcaggcagaattctagtttttaaccataaaacgcaaaaaaatggggaacggtcatggcggggtggtaattatggtttcttaggttgtattgcATGGCCCGGAATATtgttaagcgatcggggtccgaggggcccgggcccacacagaaggcgtgggctataccacacgaaaatatgggaatagtgcggaattctattttttggccgtaaaacgcaaaaacaaatgaggaacgatcatggaggggcggtgactatggttccttaggtcctatttgatggccaggaaaatttttaggcgatcggggtccgggggccctgcccactaggaaggcgtgggctatagcacacgaaaatatgggaatcgggcggatttctaggtttttggcaataaaacgcaaaaaaactaaaaacggtcatggcggggcggtaactatggttccttaggtcgtatttcatggcccgaaagatttttaggcgatcggggtacgggagGCCCAgaaccactcagaaggcgtgggctatagcacacgaaaatatgggaatcatgcggaattctagttttttggccatcaaacgcaaataaatgaggaatggtcatgccATGGCCTTGACtgtggtaccttaggtcgtatttgatggcccggaaatactttaggcgatcagggtcttgGGGGCCCGGGCCCCCTCAGAAATCgtaggcaatagcacacgaaaatatgggaatcgggcaaaattctcattgttttggccgtaaaaaacgCATAAagatg
Proteins encoded in this window:
- the LOC142171580 gene encoding uncharacterized protein LOC142171580, whose product is MVAFLGRVVFPEREGRIDLHLAGVVEALTSEGDDYTLVPMILSCILRALTRCTLGARNFDGCNIFLQIWFLEHFYRHPTITDFRELWPNHTYDHQKRIDECDLPEGIDAWKELLLTLYAKRITWNYDWFSSKEVICESAYHSYLVLIGLDGVQPYAPLRVMRQFARLQEVPPTRDMSKFCYDFGKDQPHDEEEIIKIWYASKVSELNEMVEDRDRGEMIPEYITWFNDPSSFGDRPEGSNRRRNDQRTIERLKEELEHAQMTIAKQQAQQQAGVAQIRLNIEKDYQLALRVMDKDLKHAKNEAARLEKELANMIGLVRRIEANKMLKYISCKKTRVSLKKMRTNNN